One Pseudomonas sp. FP1742 genomic window carries:
- a CDS encoding ABC transporter ATP-binding protein, which yields MTSLNLTNLAWTPLGHGHCHHQFQLRDASLHVAAGEFVGLIGPNGSGKTSLLRCAYRFSKPESGEVKLDHHNVWKQSSRWCAQRIAVVLQEFPDAFGLTVDEVVAMGRTPHKGLFDGDTLEDRKLATQALESVGLKGFEDHAFATLSGGEKQRVILARALAQQPQLLILDEPTNHLDPRYQLELLQLVKRLQIGTLASIHDLNLAAAFCDRLYVIHHGRIVASGTPKEVLTTHLLHNVFGVDALIDDHPLHGYPRITWITQP from the coding sequence ATGACCTCGCTGAACCTCACCAACCTCGCCTGGACACCCCTGGGCCACGGCCACTGCCATCACCAGTTCCAGCTGCGTGACGCCTCCTTGCACGTGGCCGCCGGTGAGTTCGTCGGGTTGATCGGCCCCAACGGCAGCGGCAAGACCAGCCTGCTGCGTTGTGCCTATCGTTTCAGCAAACCGGAGAGTGGCGAGGTCAAGCTCGACCATCACAACGTCTGGAAGCAATCCTCCCGCTGGTGCGCGCAACGCATCGCGGTGGTGTTGCAGGAATTCCCCGACGCCTTCGGCCTGACCGTCGATGAAGTGGTCGCCATGGGCCGCACACCGCACAAAGGTCTGTTCGATGGCGATACTCTCGAAGACCGGAAGCTCGCAACCCAAGCCCTCGAATCGGTCGGCCTCAAGGGCTTCGAAGACCACGCCTTCGCCACCCTGTCCGGCGGTGAAAAACAGCGCGTGATCCTCGCCCGCGCCCTGGCCCAGCAACCGCAATTGCTGATCCTCGACGAGCCGACCAACCACCTCGACCCGCGCTATCAACTGGAACTGCTGCAACTGGTCAAACGCCTGCAGATCGGCACATTGGCGAGCATCCACGACCTCAATCTGGCGGCGGCCTTCTGCGATCGGCTGTACGTGATCCATCACGGTCGCATCGTCGCCAGTGGCACCCCCAAAGAAGTCCTGACCACACACCTTTTGCACAACGTGTTCGGCGTCGACGCCCTGATCGATGACCATCCCTTGCACGGCTACCCTCGAATCACCTGGATAACCCAACCATGA
- a CDS encoding PepSY domain-containing protein, with protein MQQPKPNFYNLAWRWHFYAGLFVAPFMVMLALTGIVYLFKPQLDPLMYGSLLNVPAGHHTVAADDLLKRVKEAYPQGQIKQYLPPVNAERSAQFVVINEGHELNVFIDPYHGDILGEQDAKNNLQALARAIHGELMIGTVGDRLVELAAGWGVVLVVSGVFLWWPRGQRAGILWPRLNSRGRVLWRDLHAVTGFWGAALLLVMLLSGMTWTGFWGKQYADLWNRFPVAMWNDVPKSDVEARSLNSATRQTVPWAMENTPMPMSGDHAEHMAHASTQAGPAAPTISLQDVQNIAVQRKVEPGYSITFPTTATGVFTIAVFADDPRNDATLHVDQYTGNVLADVRWQHYSNVARATEVGVMLHEGKMFGPFNQIIVLLICLMILLSAVSGVVIWWKRRPQGKFGVPPLRHDLPKWKTAMVIMFALAVMFPLVGASLVVVWVLDWGLLSRLGRQTESTSPSL; from the coding sequence ATGCAACAGCCCAAACCGAATTTCTACAACCTGGCCTGGCGTTGGCATTTCTACGCCGGCCTGTTCGTCGCACCCTTCATGGTGATGCTGGCCCTGACCGGCATCGTCTACCTGTTCAAACCGCAACTCGATCCGTTGATGTACGGCAGCCTGCTGAACGTCCCGGCCGGTCATCACACAGTCGCCGCCGACGACCTGCTCAAGCGGGTAAAAGAGGCGTATCCACAAGGCCAGATCAAACAATACCTGCCGCCAGTGAACGCCGAACGCAGCGCGCAATTTGTGGTGATCAATGAGGGTCATGAACTGAACGTGTTCATCGATCCGTACCACGGCGACATCCTCGGCGAGCAAGACGCGAAGAACAATCTGCAAGCGCTCGCGCGCGCGATTCATGGCGAGTTGATGATCGGCACCGTTGGTGATCGGCTGGTGGAACTGGCCGCCGGCTGGGGCGTGGTGCTGGTGGTCTCCGGCGTCTTTCTGTGGTGGCCGCGTGGCCAGCGCGCCGGGATTCTCTGGCCGCGCTTGAACAGTCGTGGTCGCGTGCTCTGGCGTGACCTGCACGCGGTGACCGGGTTCTGGGGCGCGGCATTGCTGCTGGTGATGCTACTCAGCGGCATGACCTGGACCGGCTTCTGGGGCAAACAATACGCCGACCTCTGGAACCGCTTCCCGGTCGCCATGTGGAATGACGTGCCCAAGTCCGACGTCGAGGCCCGCAGCCTCAACAGCGCCACGCGCCAGACCGTGCCATGGGCCATGGAAAACACGCCGATGCCGATGTCCGGCGACCATGCCGAACACATGGCTCACGCCAGTACCCAGGCCGGCCCGGCGGCACCGACCATCAGCCTGCAAGACGTACAAAACATCGCCGTGCAGCGCAAGGTCGAGCCCGGCTACAGCATCACCTTCCCCACCACCGCCACCGGCGTGTTCACCATCGCAGTGTTCGCCGATGACCCGCGCAACGATGCCACCCTGCACGTCGACCAGTACACCGGCAACGTCCTCGCCGACGTGCGCTGGCAGCATTACAGCAACGTCGCCCGCGCCACGGAAGTCGGCGTGATGCTGCACGAAGGCAAAATGTTCGGCCCGTTCAATCAGATCATCGTGCTGCTGATCTGCCTGATGATTTTGCTCAGCGCCGTCAGCGGCGTGGTGATCTGGTGGAAGCGCCGGCCACAGGGCAAGTTCGGTGTGCCGCCGTTGCGTCACGACCTGCCGAAATGGAAAACCGCAATGGTCATCATGTTCGCCCTGGCGGTGATGTTTCCGTTGGTGGGGGCTTCGCTGGTGGTCGTATGGGTATTGGATTGGGGGCTGCTGTCGCGCTTGGGCCGGCAAACTGAATCCACTTCACCTTCATTATGA
- a CDS encoding TonB-dependent copper receptor, with translation MSRFSADTRLGAAQAFFALNPSRVHFMRATAVLCGLLLTPLVLADEHAGHTEELSPTVITAIAPSSPLTVVTNPKDPRQPVPASDGGDYLKTIPGFALVRNGGTNGDPVLRGMFGSRLNILTNGSMMLGACPGRMDAPTSYISPETYDKLTVIKGPQTVLWGPGASAGTILFDREPESFGELGTRVNASVLAGSNGRFDKVLDAAAGGPLGYVRVIGNTAHSDDYKDGNNDTVPSRYDKWNGDIALGWTPNADTLLELTAGKGDGEARYAGRSMDGSQFLRESLGLRFEQSNIGEVLDKVEAQVYYNYADHVMDNYTLRTPSGTGMMAGPMASNVDRRTLGARIKATWRWADVQLISGLDAQTNEHRQRSAMGIDTYKDVPRNKDADFHNYGVFSELTWYAADRDRLITGARLDRASAKDYRQTIGSGMMARANPTADDTRADTLPSGFVRYEHDLADSPTTLYAGLGHAQRFPDYWELFSPNSGPAGSVNAFDSIKPEKTTQLDFGLQYKTADLEAWASGYVGQVRDYILFNYTPGMMGMTSQAENIDARIMGGELGAAYKLTANWKADATLAYAWGKNSSDGSALPQMPPLDARFGLTYSEDNWSAGALWRVVAAQNRIDRNKGNVVGKDFDKSSGFGVFSLNGAYRINKNWKVSSGVDNLFGKAYAEHLNLAGNAGFGFPANDPQAINEPGRTLWTKVDMSF, from the coding sequence ATGTCAAGGTTTTCTGCTGACACACGTTTGGGCGCTGCCCAGGCTTTTTTTGCCCTGAACCCATCACGCGTTCATTTCATGCGCGCCACCGCCGTCCTTTGCGGCTTGTTGCTGACACCGCTGGTGCTGGCCGATGAACACGCCGGCCACACCGAAGAACTGAGCCCGACGGTGATCACCGCCATCGCGCCGAGCTCGCCGCTGACCGTCGTCACCAACCCCAAGGACCCGCGCCAACCGGTGCCGGCCAGCGACGGTGGTGATTATCTGAAGACCATCCCCGGCTTCGCCCTGGTGCGCAACGGCGGCACCAACGGCGACCCGGTGCTGCGCGGCATGTTCGGTTCGCGCCTGAATATCCTCACCAACGGCAGCATGATGCTCGGCGCCTGCCCCGGCCGGATGGACGCGCCGACCTCGTACATCTCACCGGAAACCTACGACAAACTCACCGTGATCAAAGGCCCGCAAACCGTGCTCTGGGGCCCCGGCGCATCGGCCGGCACCATCCTGTTCGACCGGGAGCCGGAAAGCTTCGGCGAACTCGGCACAAGGGTGAATGCCAGCGTATTGGCCGGCTCCAACGGCCGCTTCGACAAAGTGCTGGACGCCGCCGCTGGCGGGCCGCTGGGTTACGTGCGAGTGATCGGCAACACCGCGCATTCCGATGACTACAAGGACGGCAACAACGACACCGTGCCCTCGCGCTACGACAAATGGAACGGTGATATAGCGCTGGGCTGGACGCCGAACGCCGACACCCTGCTGGAATTGACTGCCGGCAAGGGCGACGGCGAAGCCCGTTACGCTGGGCGCAGCATGGACGGTTCGCAGTTCTTGCGCGAAAGCCTGGGGCTGCGCTTCGAACAGTCGAACATCGGTGAGGTGCTGGATAAGGTCGAGGCGCAGGTCTACTACAACTACGCCGACCACGTGATGGACAACTACACCCTGCGCACGCCGTCCGGCACCGGGATGATGGCCGGCCCCATGGCCTCCAACGTCGACCGCCGAACCCTCGGCGCGCGGATCAAAGCCACCTGGCGCTGGGCCGATGTGCAATTGATCAGTGGCCTGGATGCGCAGACCAACGAGCACCGCCAACGCAGCGCCATGGGTATCGACACCTACAAGGATGTGCCCCGCAACAAGGACGCCGACTTCCACAACTACGGCGTGTTCAGCGAACTGACCTGGTACGCCGCCGACCGTGATCGACTGATCACCGGCGCACGACTGGACCGTGCTTCGGCCAAGGATTATCGACAGACCATCGGCTCCGGGATGATGGCCCGCGCCAACCCGACCGCCGACGACACCCGCGCCGACACCCTGCCCAGCGGTTTCGTGCGTTACGAGCATGACCTGGCCGACAGCCCGACCACGCTGTATGCGGGCCTCGGTCATGCCCAGCGGTTCCCGGATTACTGGGAGCTGTTTTCGCCCAACTCAGGCCCTGCCGGTTCGGTGAATGCGTTCGACTCGATCAAACCAGAGAAAACCACCCAACTCGACTTCGGCCTGCAATACAAGACCGCCGACCTCGAAGCCTGGGCCTCGGGATATGTCGGGCAGGTGCGTGACTACATCCTGTTCAACTACACGCCGGGGATGATGGGCATGACCTCCCAAGCCGAGAACATCGACGCGCGAATCATGGGCGGCGAACTCGGCGCGGCCTACAAGCTGACGGCCAACTGGAAAGCCGACGCGACCCTGGCCTACGCCTGGGGCAAGAACAGCAGCGACGGCAGCGCCCTGCCGCAGATGCCACCGCTGGATGCGCGCTTCGGCCTGACCTACAGCGAAGACAACTGGAGCGCCGGCGCCTTGTGGCGGGTGGTCGCGGCGCAAAACCGCATCGACCGGAACAAGGGCAACGTGGTCGGCAAAGACTTCGACAAAAGTTCGGGGTTCGGCGTGTTCTCGCTCAACGGCGCGTACCGGATCAACAAGAACTGGAAGGTCAGCAGCGGCGTCGACAACTTGTTCGGCAAGGCCTACGCCGAACACCTGAACCTGGCCGGCAACGCCGGTTTCGGCTTCCCGGCCAACGATCCGCAAGCCATCAACGAACCGGGGCGCACGCTCTGGACCAAGGTCGACATGAGCTTCTAA
- a CDS encoding DUF2946 domain-containing protein, which produces MRPHSARPSVRRRQPMSLTRGSWISLFAMLMIFIGPLISQSMPMDSRAAASSMAMGMSMNMSMDMGSDMSAMEHADHDAQPAAEHCRPTAEHHALWEKCGYCSLLFNCPALTGGASFTAFDTPPAPTFTTPATRLGHARQTFFPGARTRAPPIVT; this is translated from the coding sequence ATGCGCCCGCATAGCGCCAGGCCATCCGTTCGCCGCCGTCAGCCAATGAGCCTGACCCGCGGCAGCTGGATCAGCCTGTTCGCCATGCTGATGATCTTTATCGGCCCGCTGATTTCTCAGTCGATGCCGATGGATTCGCGCGCGGCGGCTTCGAGCATGGCGATGGGCATGTCCATGAACATGTCGATGGACATGGGCTCGGACATGTCGGCGATGGAGCACGCCGACCACGACGCACAACCGGCTGCCGAACACTGCCGGCCGACAGCCGAGCATCACGCGCTGTGGGAAAAATGCGGCTATTGCAGCCTGCTGTTCAATTGCCCGGCGCTCACCGGTGGCGCTTCATTCACCGCGTTCGACACCCCGCCCGCCCCCACCTTCACCACACCCGCCACCCGCCTGGGCCACGCCCGGCAAACCTTCTTCCCTGGCGCCCGCACCCGCGCCCCGCCCATCGTCACGTAA
- a CDS encoding copper chaperone PCu(A)C — MLNKLIVLAVLLLPACFANAHEYKIGELEIAHPWSQELPPNAPTVAAYFVIHNSGKTADRLLSVGSPISGKAELHEHVMQNDLMKMQQVPDVEIPAGGEVTFAPMAYHVMLLELRDRSLLSDGKHFPLTLHFEKSGDVTVEVSVQKKAPDSMQAHMHAQ; from the coding sequence ATGTTGAACAAACTCATCGTCCTGGCTGTGTTGCTGCTGCCTGCCTGTTTTGCCAATGCCCACGAATACAAGATTGGCGAACTTGAGATCGCCCATCCGTGGTCGCAGGAGTTGCCGCCCAACGCGCCCACCGTCGCCGCGTACTTCGTGATTCACAACAGCGGCAAAACCGCTGATCGGCTGCTCAGCGTCGGATCGCCAATATCCGGCAAGGCCGAGTTGCACGAACATGTGATGCAAAACGATCTGATGAAAATGCAGCAAGTGCCCGACGTCGAAATCCCGGCTGGCGGCGAAGTCACCTTCGCCCCGATGGCGTACCACGTGATGCTGCTGGAGCTCAGAGACCGCAGCCTGTTGAGCGACGGCAAGCACTTTCCACTGACCCTGCACTTCGAGAAGTCCGGTGATGTAACGGTCGAGGTCTCGGTGCAGAAAAAGGCGCCGGACAGCATGCAAGCGCACATGCACGCCCAGTAA
- a CDS encoding DUF2946 domain-containing protein has product MSRQRLAFAWIACFAVLFNMLAMPMSGAMAQTAKSPAEQLLWGSFCSSSGTKLVAISLGDIEQKAPQSDDHSNMQHCWCCSGSAPLVALLGHAPQLYYARFEANRSVPPATLDTPTPRQQWPSLNPRASPLV; this is encoded by the coding sequence ATGTCCCGACAACGGCTTGCATTTGCCTGGATCGCCTGCTTTGCAGTGCTGTTCAACATGCTCGCCATGCCGATGTCCGGAGCGATGGCCCAAACGGCGAAATCGCCGGCCGAACAGTTGCTGTGGGGCAGTTTCTGCTCTTCCAGCGGCACGAAGCTGGTGGCGATTTCCCTGGGCGACATCGAGCAGAAAGCCCCGCAGAGCGACGATCATTCCAACATGCAGCATTGCTGGTGTTGCTCGGGCTCCGCGCCGTTGGTGGCGTTGCTGGGGCATGCGCCGCAATTGTATTACGCGCGATTCGAGGCCAATCGAAGCGTGCCGCCTGCCACGCTCGACACACCGACACCGCGCCAGCAATGGCCCAGCCTCAACCCCCGCGCGTCCCCTCTGGTGTGA
- a CDS encoding cobalt-precorrin-6A reductase: MKRVLLLGGVTEALAIARTLGPEHIYSLAGVGRVPTDLNCQVRVGGYGGAEGLAQFIRDEGIDLLLDATHPYAARISHNAATAAKLSGIACWALRRPAWQPQAADDWREVSDWAELIHTLKTFRRPLFTLGREPLQHLHEIPPEQFWTLRALDVYPGNERCEVIGARGPFLIEDERALFERRQIDVLISKNSGSTATEPKLEVARERGVPVLVLKRPVLPGVDREFGSVTEVLAALTQNL, encoded by the coding sequence ATGAAGCGCGTGTTGTTGCTCGGCGGTGTCACTGAGGCATTGGCCATCGCCCGAACCCTGGGGCCGGAGCACATCTACAGCCTGGCTGGCGTCGGTCGTGTGCCGACGGATCTGAACTGTCAGGTCCGCGTTGGCGGCTATGGCGGCGCCGAAGGTCTGGCGCAGTTCATCCGCGATGAAGGTATTGACCTGCTGCTGGATGCGACCCACCCCTACGCGGCCCGCATCAGCCACAACGCCGCCACCGCCGCGAAGTTGAGCGGCATTGCCTGCTGGGCCTTGCGCCGTCCGGCCTGGCAGCCACAAGCCGCAGATGACTGGCGCGAAGTCAGCGACTGGGCCGAGCTGATCCACACGCTGAAAACCTTTCGCCGACCGCTGTTCACCCTCGGTCGCGAGCCATTGCAACACCTGCACGAAATCCCGCCGGAGCAATTCTGGACGTTGCGTGCACTGGACGTTTATCCGGGCAACGAGCGCTGCGAAGTGATCGGCGCCCGTGGGCCGTTTCTGATCGAGGATGAACGCGCGTTGTTCGAACGTCGGCAGATCGATGTGTTGATCAGCAAAAACAGCGGCAGCACTGCCACCGAGCCGAAACTCGAAGTGGCGCGGGAGCGTGGAGTGCCGGTGCTGGTGTTGAAGCGGCCGGTGTTGCCGGGGGTTGATAGGGAATTTGGGTCTGTGACTGAGGTTTTAGCGGCCCTCACACAAAACCTGTAG